Proteins encoded within one genomic window of Oncorhynchus mykiss isolate Arlee chromosome 27, USDA_OmykA_1.1, whole genome shotgun sequence:
- the LOC110507841 gene encoding clathrin heavy chain 1 isoform X4, giving the protein MAQILPIRFQEHLQLQNLGINPANIGFSTLTMESDKFICIREKVGEQAQVVIIDMADPNTPIRRPISADSAIMNPASKVIALKAAKTLQIFNIEMKSKMKAHTMTDDVTFWKWISLNTVALVTDNAVYHWSMEGDSQPVKVFDRHSSLAGCQIINYRTDAKQKWLLLIGISAQQNRVVGAMQLYSVDRKVSQPIEGHAAGFAQFKMEGNTEESTLFCFAVRGQAGGKLHIIEVGTPPTGNQPFPKKAVDVFFPPEAQNDFPVAMQISSKQDVVFLITKYGYIHLYDLETGTCIYMNRISGETIFVTAPHEPTAGIIGVNRKGQVLSVCVEEENIIPYITNVLQNPDLALRMAVRNNLAGAEELFARKFNTLFAAGNYSEAAKVAANAPKGILRTPDTIRKFQSVPAQPGQTSPLLQYFGILLDQGQLNKFESLELCRPVLQQGRKQLLEKWLKEDKLECSEELGDLVKSVDPTLALSVYLRANVPNKVIQCFAETGQFQKIVLYAKKVGYTPDWMFLLRNVMRISPEQGLQFSQMLVQDEEPLADITQIVDVFMEYNLIQQCTSFLLDALKNNRPAEGPLQTRLLEMNLVHAPQVADAILGNQMFTHYDRAHVAQLCEKAGLLQRALEHYTDLYDIKRAVVHTHLLNPEWLVNFFGSLSVEDSLECLRAMLSANIRQNLQICVQVASKYHEQLSTNSLTELFESFKSFEGLFYFLGSIVNFSQDPEVHFKYIQAACKTGQIKEVERICRESNCYDPERVKNFLKEAKLTDQLPLIIVCDRFDFVHDLVLYLYRNTLQKYIEIYVQKVNPSRLPVVIGGLLDVDCAEDVIKNLILVVKGQFSTDELVAEVEKRNRLKLLLPWLEARIHEGCEEPATHNALAKIYIDSNNNPERFLRENTFYDSRVVGKYCEKRDPHLACVAYERGQCDQELINVCNENSLFKSLSRYLVRRKDPELWASVLLESNPFRRPLIDQVVQTALSETQDPEEVSVTVKAFMTADLPNELIELLEKIVLDNSVFSEHRNLQNLLILTAIKADRTRVMEYINRLDNYDAPDIANIAISNELFEEAFAIFRKFDVNTSAVQVLIEHIGNLDRAYEFAERCNEPPVWSQLAKAQLQKGLVKEAIDSYIKADDPSAYMEVGQAAAQSGNWEDLVKFLQMARKKSRESYVETELIFALAKTNRLAELEEFINGPNNAHIQQVGDRCYDERMYDAAKLLYNNVSNFGRLASTLVHLGEYQAAVDGARKANSTRTWKEVCFACVDGNEFRLAQMCGLHIVVHADELEELINYYQDRAYFEELITMLEAALGLERAHMGMFTELAILYSKFKPQKMREHLELFWSRVNIPKVLRAAEQAHLWAELVFLYDKYEEFDNAILTMMSHPSDAWKEGQFKDIVTKVANVELYYKAIQFYLEFKPLLLNDLLIVLSPRLDHTRAVNFFMKTKQLSLVKPYLRSVQNHNNKGVNEALNNLFITEEDYAALRASIDAYDNFDNITLAQGLEKHELIEFRRIAAYLFKGNNRWKQSVELCKKDKLYKDAMQYASESKDLELAEELLAWFLEEDKKECFAACLFTCYDLLRPDVVLETAWRHNIMDFSMPYFIQVMREYLSKVDKLDASESLRKQEEQNTESQPIVYGTPQLMLTSGPGQAVPPQPGYGGYGYPAAPTGYGQPPQPGFGYGM; this is encoded by the exons ATGGCTCAAATACTACCTATTCGCTTCCAGGAGCACCTGCAG CTCCAGAACCTGGGGATCAACCCAGCTAACATTGGATTCAGCACCCTGACTATGGAGTCTGATAAGTTCATCTGTataagagagaaggtgggcgagcAGGCACAGGTTGTCATCATTGATATGGCTGACCCCAACACTCCAATCCGTAGGCCCATCTCTGCAGATAGCGCCATCATGAACCCTGCTAGCAAAGTTATTGCCCTCAAAG CTGCAAAAACCCTCCAGATCTTCAACATTGAGATGAAGAGCAAGATGAAGGCTCACACCATGACTGATGACGTCACTTTCTGGAAGTGGATCTCCCTCAACACTGTAGCACTGGTCACAGACAACGCCGTCTACCATTGGAGCATGGAGGGAGACTCCCAGCCAGTCAAAGTCTTTGACAGACACTCCAGCCTAGCAGGCTGTCAAATCATCAACTACCGCACTGACGCCAAACAGAAATGGCTGCTTCTCATTGGGATTTCAGCACAG CAAAACCGTGTGGTGGGAGCCATGCAGCTGTACTCTGTGGACAGGAAGGTGTCCCAGCCCATTGAGGGCCACGCCGCCGGCTTCGCCCAGTTCAAAATGGAGGGTAATACAGAGGAATCGACACTGTTCTGCTTCGCTGTCCGAGGGCAAGCTGGAGGAAAG TTACACATAATTGAAGTGGGAACCCCACCAACAGGCAATCAGCCGTTTCCAAAGAAGGCAGTGGACGTGTTCTTCCCTCCTGAGGCCCAGAATGACTTCCCTGTAGCCATGCAG ATCAGCTCTAAGCAAGATGTTGTCTTTCTTATCACCAAATATGGCTACATCCACCTGTATGACCTGGAGACTGGCACCTGTATCTACATGAACCGGATCAGCGGGGAGACCATCTTTGTTACAGCCCCACATGAACCAACCGCTGGCATCATTGGAGTCAACAGGAAAGGACAG gtgttgtcagtgtgtgtggaggaggagaacATCATCCCCTACATCACCAACGTGCTCCAGAACCCAGACCTAGCCCTGCGCATGGCCGTGCGCAACAACCTGGCTGGGGCCGAGGAGCTGTTCGCCAGAAAGTTCAACACCCTGTTCGCTGCAGGGAACTACTCTGAGGCTGCCAAGGTGGCCGCAAACGCGCCCAAG ggtATCCTGCGTACCCCGGACACCATCCGTAAGTTCCAGAGTGTGCCGGCCCAGCCAGGCCAGACCTCTCCACTGCTGCAGTACTTTGGCATCCTGCTGGACCAGGGCCAGCTCAACAAGTTTGAGTCTCTGGAGCTGTGCAGGCCCGTCCTACAGCAGGGACGCAAGCAGCTGCTGGAGAAATGGCTCAAAGAGGACAAG CTGGAGTGTTCAGAGGAGCTGGGGGACCTGGTGAAATCAGTGGACCCCACTCTGGCTCTCAGCGTCTACCTCAGGGCCAACGTGCCCAACAAGGTCATTCAGTGCTTCGCTGAGACCGGACAGTTCCAGAAAATTGTCCTCTACGCCAAAAAG GTGGGCTACACTCCAGACTGGATGTTCCTGCTCAGGAATGTGATGAGGATCAGTCCAGAACAAGGCCTGCAGTTCTCCCAGATGCTGGTGCAGGATGAGGAGCCCCTGGCCGACATCACACAG ATCGTTGACGTGTTTATGGAGTATAACCTGATCCAGCAGTGTACCTCTTTCCTCCTGGATGCCCTGAAGAACAACAGGCCTGCTGAGGGGCCTCTGCAGACACGCCTGCTGGAGATGAACCTGGTCCACGccccacag GTGGCTGATGCCATCCTGGGCAACCAGATGTTCACCCACTACGACCGTGCCCACGTTGCCCAGCTGTGTGAGAAGGCTGGCCTGCTGCAGAGGGCTCTGGAGCATTACACCGACCTGTACGATATCAAACGGGCTGTGGTGCACACACACCTGCTCAACCCTGAG TGGCTGGTGAACTTCTTTGGCTCCCTGTCAGTGGAGGACTCTCTGGAGTGTCTTCGGGCCATGCTGTCGGCCAACATCCGTCAGAACCTGCAGATCTGTGTCCAGGTGGCCTCTAAGTACCACGAGCAGCTCTCCACCAACTCCCTCACTGAGCTCTTTGAGTCCTTCAAGAGCTTCGAAG GTCTGTTCTACTTCCTGGGTTCCATCGTTAATTTCAGCCAGGACCCAGAGGTCCACTTCAAGTACATCCAGGCAGCCTGTAAGACGGGACAGATCAAAGAggtggagaggatctgcagagagagcAACTGCTACGACCCCGAACGAGTCAAGAACTTCCTCAAG GAAGCTAAGCTGACTGATCAGCTCCCCCTGATCATCGTGTGTGACCGCTTCGACTTTGTCCACGACCTGGTCCTCTACCTGTACCGCAACACCCTGCAGAAATACATTGAGATCTATGTGCAGAAG gtgAATCCCAGCCGTCTGCCGGTGGTGATTGGAGGGCTGCTGGATGTGGACTGTGCTGAGGATGTGATTAAGAACCTGATcctggtggtgaaaggacagttctCCACTGATGAACTAGTGGCTGAGGTGGAGAAGAGGAACAG ACTGAAGCTGCTTCTGCCTTGGCTGGAGGCCCGTATCCATGAGGGCTGTGAGGAGCCAGCTACCCACAATGCCCTGGCCAAGATCTACATCGACAGCAACAACAACCCAGAGCGCTTCCTGCGTGAGAACACCTTCTACGACAGCCGCGTGGTGGGCAAGTACTGTGAGAAGAGGGACCCCCACCTGGCCTGCGTGGCCTACGAGAGAGGACAGTGTGATCAGGAGCTCATTAAT GTGTGCAATGAGAACTCTCTGTTCAAGAGTCTGTCTCGCTACCTGGTTCGCCGTAAAGACCCTGAGCTGTGGGCCAGCGTGCTGCTGGAGAGTAACCCGTTTAGAAGACCCCTCATCGACCAG GTTGTTCAGACGGCCCTGTCTGAGACACAGGACCCAGAGGAGGTGTCCGTCACAGTCAAGGCCTTCATGACTGCAGACCTCCCCAACGAACTCATTGAGCTGCTGGAGAAGATCGTTCTGGATAACTCGGTCTTCAGTGAACACAG AAACCTGCAGAACCTGCTGATCCTGACAGCCATCAAGGCGGACCGTACCCGTGTGATGGAGTACATCAACCGCCTAGACAACTACGATGCCCCCGACATCGCTAACATCGCCATCAGCAACGAGCTCTTCGAGGAGGCCTTCGCCATCTTCAGGAAGTTTGACGTCAACACCTCCGCCGTGCAG GTTCTGATTGAGCACATTGGGAACCTGGACCGGGCCTACGAATTTGCTGAGCGCTGCAACGAGCCTCCAGTGTGGAGCCAGCTGGCCAAGGCTCAGCTGCAGAAGGGTCTGGTGAAGGAGGCCATCGACTCCTACATCAAGGCTGATGACCCCTCTGCCTACATGGAGGTGGGCCAGGCTGCAGCCCAGAGTG GTAACTGGGAGGACCTGGTGAAGTTCCTTCAGATGGCCCGTAAGAAGTCCCGTGAGTCCTACGTGGAGACAGAGCTCATCTTCGCCCTGGCCAAGACCAACCGCCTGGCTGAACTGGAGGAGTTCATCAATGGACCCAACAACGCCCACATCCAACAG GTGGGTGACAGGTGTTATGATGAGAGGATGTATGATGCGGCCAAGCTGCTCTACAACAACGTGTCCAACTTCGGGCGGCTAGCGTCCACCTTGGTCCACCTGGGAGAGTACCAGGCCGCCGTGGATGGAGCCCGCAAAGCCAACAGCACCCGCACCTGGAAAGAGGTGTGCTTTGCCTGTGTGGATGGAAATGAGTTCCGCCTGGCACAGATGTGTGGCCTGCATATTGTTGTCCATGCTGATGAACTGGAGGAGCTCATCAACTACTACCAG GACCGTGCTTACTTTGAGGAGCTGATCACCATGCTGGAGGCAGCCCTGGGTCTGGAGCGGGCTCACATGGGCATGTTCACCGAGCTGGCCATCCTCTACTCCAAGTTCAAACCCCAGAAGATGAGGGAGCACCTGGAGCTCTTCTGGTCCAGAGTCAACATTCCAAAG GTCCTGAGGGCTGCAGAGCAGGCCCACCTGTGGGCGGAGCTGGTCTTCCTCTATGACAAGTATGAGGAGTTTGACAACGCCATCCTCACCATGATGAGCCACCCCTCAGATGCCTGGAAGGAGGGACAGTTCAAAGACATTGTCACCAAG GTGGCCAATGTGGAGTTATACTACAAGGCTATCCAGTTCTACCTGGAGTTCAAACCATTGTTACTGAACGACCTGCTCATAGTGCTGTCACCACGACTCGACCACACCCGCGCAGTCAACTTCTTCATGAAG ACCAAGCAGCTGTCACTGGTCAAGCCGTATCTGCGGTCAGTGCAGAACCACAACAACAAGGGTGTCAATGAAGCACTTAACAACCTCTTCATCACAGAGGAAGACTATGCG gcCCTGCGTGCCTCCATTGATGCCTACGACAACTTTGACAACATCACCCTTGCCCAGGGCCTGGAGAAGCATGAGCTGATTGAGTTCAGGAGGATCGCTGCCTACCTCTTCAAAGGCAACAACCGCTGGAAGCAGAGCGTGGAACTCTGCAAGAAGGACAAACTCTACAAG GACGCCATGCAGTATGCGTCTGAGTCGAAAGACCTGGAGCTGGCTGAGGAGTTGTTGGCCTGGTTCCTGGAGGAGGACAAGAAGGAGTGCTTTGCCGCCTGCCTCTTCACCTGCTACGACCTGCTGAGGCCTGACGTGGTGCTGGAGACGGCCTGGAGGCACAACATCATGGACTTCTCCATGCCCTATTTCATCCAGGTCATGAGGGAGTACCTCTCCAAG gTCGACAAGCTTGACGCCTCCGAGTCCCTGAGGAAACAGGAGGAGCAGAACACAGAGTCCCAGCCCATTGTTTATG GCACGCCCCAGCTCATGCTCACTTCAGGCCCTGGTCAGGCTGTGCCCCCCCAGCCTGGCTATGGAGGCTACGGCTACCCAGCAGCACCCACCGGCTACGGCCAACCTCCCCAGCCTGGCTTTGGCTATGGCATGTGA
- the LOC110507841 gene encoding clathrin heavy chain 1 isoform X1, with amino-acid sequence MAQILPIRFQEHLQLQNLGINPANIGFSTLTMESDKFICIREKVGEQAQVVIIDMADPNTPIRRPISADSAIMNPASKVIALKDAAKTLQIFNIEMKSKMKAHTMTDDVTFWKWISLNTVALVTDNAVYHWSMEGDSQPVKVFDRHSSLAGCQIINYRTDAKQKWLLLIGISAQQNRVVGAMQLYSVDRKVSQPIEGHAAGFAQFKMEGNTEESTLFCFAVRGQAGGKLHIIEVGTPPTGNQPFPKKAVDVFFPPEAQNDFPVAMQISSKQDVVFLITKYGYIHLYDLETGTCIYMNRISGETIFVTAPHEPTAGIIGVNRKGQVLSVCVEEENIIPYITNVLQNPDLALRMAVRNNLAGAEELFARKFNTLFAAGNYSEAAKVAANAPKGILRTPDTIRKFQSVPAQPGQTSPLLQYFGILLDQGQLNKFESLELCRPVLQQGRKQLLEKWLKEDKLECSEELGDLVKSVDPTLALSVYLRANVPNKVIQCFAETGQFQKIVLYAKKVGYTPDWMFLLRNVMRISPEQGLQFSQMLVQDEEPLADITQIVDVFMEYNLIQQCTSFLLDALKNNRPAEGPLQTRLLEMNLVHAPQVADAILGNQMFTHYDRAHVAQLCEKAGLLQRALEHYTDLYDIKRAVVHTHLLNPEWLVNFFGSLSVEDSLECLRAMLSANIRQNLQICVQVASKYHEQLSTNSLTELFESFKSFEGLFYFLGSIVNFSQDPEVHFKYIQAACKTGQIKEVERICRESNCYDPERVKNFLKEAKLTDQLPLIIVCDRFDFVHDLVLYLYRNTLQKYIEIYVQKVNPSRLPVVIGGLLDVDCAEDVIKNLILVVKGQFSTDELVAEVEKRNRLKLLLPWLEARIHEGCEEPATHNALAKIYIDSNNNPERFLRENTFYDSRVVGKYCEKRDPHLACVAYERGQCDQELINVCNENSLFKSLSRYLVRRKDPELWASVLLESNPFRRPLIDQVVQTALSETQDPEEVSVTVKAFMTADLPNELIELLEKIVLDNSVFSEHRNLQNLLILTAIKADRTRVMEYINRLDNYDAPDIANIAISNELFEEAFAIFRKFDVNTSAVQVLIEHIGNLDRAYEFAERCNEPPVWSQLAKAQLQKGLVKEAIDSYIKADDPSAYMEVGQAAAQSGNWEDLVKFLQMARKKSRESYVETELIFALAKTNRLAELEEFINGPNNAHIQQVGDRCYDERMYDAAKLLYNNVSNFGRLASTLVHLGEYQAAVDGARKANSTRTWKEVCFACVDGNEFRLAQMCGLHIVVHADELEELINYYQDRAYFEELITMLEAALGLERAHMGMFTELAILYSKFKPQKMREHLELFWSRVNIPKVLRAAEQAHLWAELVFLYDKYEEFDNAILTMMSHPSDAWKEGQFKDIVTKVANVELYYKAIQFYLEFKPLLLNDLLIVLSPRLDHTRAVNFFMKTKQLSLVKPYLRSVQNHNNKGVNEALNNLFITEEDYAALRASIDAYDNFDNITLAQGLEKHELIEFRRIAAYLFKGNNRWKQSVELCKKDKLYKDAMQYASESKDLELAEELLAWFLEEDKKECFAACLFTCYDLLRPDVVLETAWRHNIMDFSMPYFIQVMREYLSKVDAIKEKVDKLDASESLRKQEEQNTESQPIVYGTPQLMLTSGPGQAVPPQPGYGGYGYPAAPTGYGQPPQPGFGYGM; translated from the exons ATGGCTCAAATACTACCTATTCGCTTCCAGGAGCACCTGCAG CTCCAGAACCTGGGGATCAACCCAGCTAACATTGGATTCAGCACCCTGACTATGGAGTCTGATAAGTTCATCTGTataagagagaaggtgggcgagcAGGCACAGGTTGTCATCATTGATATGGCTGACCCCAACACTCCAATCCGTAGGCCCATCTCTGCAGATAGCGCCATCATGAACCCTGCTAGCAAAGTTATTGCCCTCAAAG ACG CTGCAAAAACCCTCCAGATCTTCAACATTGAGATGAAGAGCAAGATGAAGGCTCACACCATGACTGATGACGTCACTTTCTGGAAGTGGATCTCCCTCAACACTGTAGCACTGGTCACAGACAACGCCGTCTACCATTGGAGCATGGAGGGAGACTCCCAGCCAGTCAAAGTCTTTGACAGACACTCCAGCCTAGCAGGCTGTCAAATCATCAACTACCGCACTGACGCCAAACAGAAATGGCTGCTTCTCATTGGGATTTCAGCACAG CAAAACCGTGTGGTGGGAGCCATGCAGCTGTACTCTGTGGACAGGAAGGTGTCCCAGCCCATTGAGGGCCACGCCGCCGGCTTCGCCCAGTTCAAAATGGAGGGTAATACAGAGGAATCGACACTGTTCTGCTTCGCTGTCCGAGGGCAAGCTGGAGGAAAG TTACACATAATTGAAGTGGGAACCCCACCAACAGGCAATCAGCCGTTTCCAAAGAAGGCAGTGGACGTGTTCTTCCCTCCTGAGGCCCAGAATGACTTCCCTGTAGCCATGCAG ATCAGCTCTAAGCAAGATGTTGTCTTTCTTATCACCAAATATGGCTACATCCACCTGTATGACCTGGAGACTGGCACCTGTATCTACATGAACCGGATCAGCGGGGAGACCATCTTTGTTACAGCCCCACATGAACCAACCGCTGGCATCATTGGAGTCAACAGGAAAGGACAG gtgttgtcagtgtgtgtggaggaggagaacATCATCCCCTACATCACCAACGTGCTCCAGAACCCAGACCTAGCCCTGCGCATGGCCGTGCGCAACAACCTGGCTGGGGCCGAGGAGCTGTTCGCCAGAAAGTTCAACACCCTGTTCGCTGCAGGGAACTACTCTGAGGCTGCCAAGGTGGCCGCAAACGCGCCCAAG ggtATCCTGCGTACCCCGGACACCATCCGTAAGTTCCAGAGTGTGCCGGCCCAGCCAGGCCAGACCTCTCCACTGCTGCAGTACTTTGGCATCCTGCTGGACCAGGGCCAGCTCAACAAGTTTGAGTCTCTGGAGCTGTGCAGGCCCGTCCTACAGCAGGGACGCAAGCAGCTGCTGGAGAAATGGCTCAAAGAGGACAAG CTGGAGTGTTCAGAGGAGCTGGGGGACCTGGTGAAATCAGTGGACCCCACTCTGGCTCTCAGCGTCTACCTCAGGGCCAACGTGCCCAACAAGGTCATTCAGTGCTTCGCTGAGACCGGACAGTTCCAGAAAATTGTCCTCTACGCCAAAAAG GTGGGCTACACTCCAGACTGGATGTTCCTGCTCAGGAATGTGATGAGGATCAGTCCAGAACAAGGCCTGCAGTTCTCCCAGATGCTGGTGCAGGATGAGGAGCCCCTGGCCGACATCACACAG ATCGTTGACGTGTTTATGGAGTATAACCTGATCCAGCAGTGTACCTCTTTCCTCCTGGATGCCCTGAAGAACAACAGGCCTGCTGAGGGGCCTCTGCAGACACGCCTGCTGGAGATGAACCTGGTCCACGccccacag GTGGCTGATGCCATCCTGGGCAACCAGATGTTCACCCACTACGACCGTGCCCACGTTGCCCAGCTGTGTGAGAAGGCTGGCCTGCTGCAGAGGGCTCTGGAGCATTACACCGACCTGTACGATATCAAACGGGCTGTGGTGCACACACACCTGCTCAACCCTGAG TGGCTGGTGAACTTCTTTGGCTCCCTGTCAGTGGAGGACTCTCTGGAGTGTCTTCGGGCCATGCTGTCGGCCAACATCCGTCAGAACCTGCAGATCTGTGTCCAGGTGGCCTCTAAGTACCACGAGCAGCTCTCCACCAACTCCCTCACTGAGCTCTTTGAGTCCTTCAAGAGCTTCGAAG GTCTGTTCTACTTCCTGGGTTCCATCGTTAATTTCAGCCAGGACCCAGAGGTCCACTTCAAGTACATCCAGGCAGCCTGTAAGACGGGACAGATCAAAGAggtggagaggatctgcagagagagcAACTGCTACGACCCCGAACGAGTCAAGAACTTCCTCAAG GAAGCTAAGCTGACTGATCAGCTCCCCCTGATCATCGTGTGTGACCGCTTCGACTTTGTCCACGACCTGGTCCTCTACCTGTACCGCAACACCCTGCAGAAATACATTGAGATCTATGTGCAGAAG gtgAATCCCAGCCGTCTGCCGGTGGTGATTGGAGGGCTGCTGGATGTGGACTGTGCTGAGGATGTGATTAAGAACCTGATcctggtggtgaaaggacagttctCCACTGATGAACTAGTGGCTGAGGTGGAGAAGAGGAACAG ACTGAAGCTGCTTCTGCCTTGGCTGGAGGCCCGTATCCATGAGGGCTGTGAGGAGCCAGCTACCCACAATGCCCTGGCCAAGATCTACATCGACAGCAACAACAACCCAGAGCGCTTCCTGCGTGAGAACACCTTCTACGACAGCCGCGTGGTGGGCAAGTACTGTGAGAAGAGGGACCCCCACCTGGCCTGCGTGGCCTACGAGAGAGGACAGTGTGATCAGGAGCTCATTAAT GTGTGCAATGAGAACTCTCTGTTCAAGAGTCTGTCTCGCTACCTGGTTCGCCGTAAAGACCCTGAGCTGTGGGCCAGCGTGCTGCTGGAGAGTAACCCGTTTAGAAGACCCCTCATCGACCAG GTTGTTCAGACGGCCCTGTCTGAGACACAGGACCCAGAGGAGGTGTCCGTCACAGTCAAGGCCTTCATGACTGCAGACCTCCCCAACGAACTCATTGAGCTGCTGGAGAAGATCGTTCTGGATAACTCGGTCTTCAGTGAACACAG AAACCTGCAGAACCTGCTGATCCTGACAGCCATCAAGGCGGACCGTACCCGTGTGATGGAGTACATCAACCGCCTAGACAACTACGATGCCCCCGACATCGCTAACATCGCCATCAGCAACGAGCTCTTCGAGGAGGCCTTCGCCATCTTCAGGAAGTTTGACGTCAACACCTCCGCCGTGCAG GTTCTGATTGAGCACATTGGGAACCTGGACCGGGCCTACGAATTTGCTGAGCGCTGCAACGAGCCTCCAGTGTGGAGCCAGCTGGCCAAGGCTCAGCTGCAGAAGGGTCTGGTGAAGGAGGCCATCGACTCCTACATCAAGGCTGATGACCCCTCTGCCTACATGGAGGTGGGCCAGGCTGCAGCCCAGAGTG GTAACTGGGAGGACCTGGTGAAGTTCCTTCAGATGGCCCGTAAGAAGTCCCGTGAGTCCTACGTGGAGACAGAGCTCATCTTCGCCCTGGCCAAGACCAACCGCCTGGCTGAACTGGAGGAGTTCATCAATGGACCCAACAACGCCCACATCCAACAG GTGGGTGACAGGTGTTATGATGAGAGGATGTATGATGCGGCCAAGCTGCTCTACAACAACGTGTCCAACTTCGGGCGGCTAGCGTCCACCTTGGTCCACCTGGGAGAGTACCAGGCCGCCGTGGATGGAGCCCGCAAAGCCAACAGCACCCGCACCTGGAAAGAGGTGTGCTTTGCCTGTGTGGATGGAAATGAGTTCCGCCTGGCACAGATGTGTGGCCTGCATATTGTTGTCCATGCTGATGAACTGGAGGAGCTCATCAACTACTACCAG GACCGTGCTTACTTTGAGGAGCTGATCACCATGCTGGAGGCAGCCCTGGGTCTGGAGCGGGCTCACATGGGCATGTTCACCGAGCTGGCCATCCTCTACTCCAAGTTCAAACCCCAGAAGATGAGGGAGCACCTGGAGCTCTTCTGGTCCAGAGTCAACATTCCAAAG GTCCTGAGGGCTGCAGAGCAGGCCCACCTGTGGGCGGAGCTGGTCTTCCTCTATGACAAGTATGAGGAGTTTGACAACGCCATCCTCACCATGATGAGCCACCCCTCAGATGCCTGGAAGGAGGGACAGTTCAAAGACATTGTCACCAAG GTGGCCAATGTGGAGTTATACTACAAGGCTATCCAGTTCTACCTGGAGTTCAAACCATTGTTACTGAACGACCTGCTCATAGTGCTGTCACCACGACTCGACCACACCCGCGCAGTCAACTTCTTCATGAAG ACCAAGCAGCTGTCACTGGTCAAGCCGTATCTGCGGTCAGTGCAGAACCACAACAACAAGGGTGTCAATGAAGCACTTAACAACCTCTTCATCACAGAGGAAGACTATGCG gcCCTGCGTGCCTCCATTGATGCCTACGACAACTTTGACAACATCACCCTTGCCCAGGGCCTGGAGAAGCATGAGCTGATTGAGTTCAGGAGGATCGCTGCCTACCTCTTCAAAGGCAACAACCGCTGGAAGCAGAGCGTGGAACTCTGCAAGAAGGACAAACTCTACAAG GACGCCATGCAGTATGCGTCTGAGTCGAAAGACCTGGAGCTGGCTGAGGAGTTGTTGGCCTGGTTCCTGGAGGAGGACAAGAAGGAGTGCTTTGCCGCCTGCCTCTTCACCTGCTACGACCTGCTGAGGCCTGACGTGGTGCTGGAGACGGCCTGGAGGCACAACATCATGGACTTCTCCATGCCCTATTTCATCCAGGTCATGAGGGAGTACCTCTCCAAG GTTGATGCGATTAAGGAAAAG gTCGACAAGCTTGACGCCTCCGAGTCCCTGAGGAAACAGGAGGAGCAGAACACAGAGTCCCAGCCCATTGTTTATG GCACGCCCCAGCTCATGCTCACTTCAGGCCCTGGTCAGGCTGTGCCCCCCCAGCCTGGCTATGGAGGCTACGGCTACCCAGCAGCACCCACCGGCTACGGCCAACCTCCCCAGCCTGGCTTTGGCTATGGCATGTGA